The Leguminivora glycinivorella isolate SPB_JAAS2020 chromosome 1, LegGlyc_1.1, whole genome shotgun sequence genome includes a region encoding these proteins:
- the LOC125230027 gene encoding B2 protein-like, translating to MKAFLVLAVCLVAAQALTDEQKEKLKKHRAECLTETKPDQQLVDKLKTGDFKTENEPLKKYVLCMMIKSELMTKDGKFKKDIALAKVPNAADKPAVEKLIDTCLANKGNTPQQTAWNYVKCYHEKDPKHSIIV from the exons ATGAAGGCCTTCCTAGTACTCGCTGTCTGCCTAGTCGCGGCTCAG GCCCTGACCGATGAACAGAAGGAGAAACTAAAGAAGCACCGCGCAGAGTGCCTCACGGAGACCAAGCCTGACCAACAGCTCGTCGACAAGCTCAAGACTGGAGACTTCAAG ACGGAAAATGAGCCCCTGAAGAAGTACGTCCTCTGCATGATGATCAAGTCAGAGCTGATGACCAAGGACGGCAAGTTCAAGAAGGATATCGCGCTCGCCAAAGTTCCTAACGCAG cTGACAAACCCGCCGTTGAGAAGCTGATCGACACATGTTTGGCCAACAAGGGCAACACCCCGCAGCAAACCGCGTGGAACTACGTCAAGTGCTACCATGAGAAGGACCCCAAGCACTCCATCATTGTCTAA